The following coding sequences are from one Osmia bicornis bicornis chromosome 2, iOsmBic2.1, whole genome shotgun sequence window:
- the LOC114880408 gene encoding sodium leak channel non-selective protein isoform X2, giving the protein MMLGRKQSLKGEPVLADYGPEESLNESADIEWVNKLWVRRLMRSCALMSLASVCLNTPKTFEKVPPLQYFTFVCDLIITFLFTAEMIAKMHIRGILKRDKSYLKDHWCQFDGSMVVFLWLSVILQMFEMLGFVLKFSYVSILRAPRPLIMIRFLRVFLKFSMPKARINQIFKRSSQQIYNVTLFFLFFMSLYGLLGVQFFGELKNHCVLNTTDPKHITINSLAIPDTFCSTDPESGYQCPDGMTCMKLELSKYIIGFNGFDEFVTSIFTVYQAASQEGWVFIMYRAIDSLPAWRAVLYFSTMIFFLAWLVKNVFIAVITETFNEIRVQFQQMWGVRGHISNNTASQILTGDDNGWKLVTLDENKHGGLASPICHAILRSPQFRMVVMCAILANGITTATMSFKHDEKPRHTYYDNYYYAEIAFTIFLDLETLFKIWCLGFRSYYKHSIHKFELLLAIGTTIHIIPFFYLSGFTYFQVLRVVRLIKASPMLEDFVYKIFGPGKKLGSLIIFTMCLLVISSSISMQLFCFLCDFTKFETFPEAFMSMFQILTQEAWVDVMDETMLRTHETMAPFVAMYFILYHLFVTLIVLSLFVAVILDNLELDEDIKKLKQLKFREQSAEIKETLPFRLRIFEKFPDSPQMTCLHKVPSDFNLPKVRESFMRQFVFEMENEENEGVKKINETFDSKMIYRKQRPVKILNNPPKVRNVVTSLKKAAVIYIINDSNNQRLLLGDSAMIPVPGKGLLKPQGTVSSAKQLRIDQKKSIRRSVRSGSIKLKQTYEHLMENGDIGGINRVSSSRSRPHDLDIKLLQAKRQQAEMRRNQREEDLRENHPFFDTPLFAVPRESKFRKICQSLVYARYDTNVKDPLTGKERKVQYKSLHNFLGLVTYLDWVMIYATTMSCISMMFETPRYRVMEVPALQITEYGFVIFMSIELALKILADGLFFTPKAYIKDVASVLDVFIYVVSLVFLCWMPKSVPPNSGAQLLMILRCVRPLRIFTLVPHMRKVVYELCRGFKEILLVSTLLFLLMFIFASYGVQLYGGRLARCNDPTILKREDCVGVFMRRVFVTKMKLRPGQNESYPSILVPRVWANPRRFNFDNIGDALMALFEVLSFKGWLDVRDVLIKALGPVHAIYIHIYIFLGCMIGLTLFVGVVIANYSENKGTALLTVDQRRWCDLKKRLKIAQPLHLPPRPDGKKFRAFIYDITQNIYFKRFIAVMVLINSGLLCVSWRIEEEHTEALATVSTILTLIFLVEVIMKNIAFTPRGYWQSRRNRYDLLVTVVGVIWIVIHCTMKNDLSYVIGFMVVILRFFTITGKHTTLKMLMLTVGVSVCKSFFIIFGMFLLVFFYALAGTIIFGTVKYGEGIGRRANFESPVTGVAMLFRIVTGEDWNKIMHDCMIQPPYCTPAANYWETDCGNFHASLIYFCTFYVIITYIVLNLLVAIIMENFSLFYSNEEDALLSYADIRNFQNTWNVVDNHQKGFIPVKRVKFILRLLKGRLETDPQKDRLLFKHMCYELEKLNNGEDVTFHDVINMLSYRSVDIRKALQLEELLAREEFEYIIEEEVAKQTIRNWLEGCLKKIRASGKQQNSLVARLRANTDQPVPQQEHPEEKGKEVAKEEETEIKDTEAARHKVKKPGVLPRSDSIGSGSGRKYLTPTLSDPASIRSEKDKNTAPKKRNNRPPQSTEPTRQQREVVNAKATVPKPSSVMLEVREWWKEQLAYSSESSEDEV; this is encoded by the exons ATGATGTTGGGGCGCAAGCAGAGCCTCAAAGGGGAACCCGTCTTGGCCGATTACGGGCCAGAGGAGTCCCTCAATGAGAGCGCTGACATAGAATGGGTGAATAAG CTATGGGTTAGAAGATTGATGAGGTCCTGTGCTCTAATGTCTTTAGCTTCAGTTTGCTTAAACACTCCAAAGACTTTTGAAAAAGTTCCACCCCTTCAGTACTTTACTTTTGTTTGTGACTTGATTATTACATTCTTATTTACTGCTGAAATGATTGCCAAAATGCATATACGTGGTATACTGAAG AGGGATAAATCTTACTTAAAGGATCACTGGTGCCAATTCGACGGGAGTATGGTTGTCTTCCTTTGGTTGTCCGtaattttacaaatgtttGAGATGTTAGGTTTCGTTTTGAAATTCAGTTATGTGTCGATACTACGAGCACCACGTCCATTGATCATGATACGCTTCCTACGAGTCTTCCTTAAGTTCTCTATGCCGAAAGCTAGGATCAATCAAATTTTCAA ACGTTCGAGTCAGCAGATATACAACGTGactcttttcttccttttcttcatGTCCTTGTATGGTCTTTTAGGTGTTCAGTTCTTTggtgaattaaaaaatcattgcGTTCTGAACACAACAGATCCGAAACATATAACGATTAACAGTTTAGCCATTCCCGATACTTTCTGTTCCACTGATCCTGAATCAGGATATCAATGTCCTGATGGGATGACTTGTATGAAACTTGAGTTGTCCAAGTACATTATAGGTTTCAACGGTTTCGACGAATTTG TTACCAGCATTTTCACTGTTTATCAAGCCGCATCTCAAGAAGGATGGGTTTTCATTATGTACCGTGCAATAGACAGTCTACCTGCTTGGCGTGCTGTTCTCTATTTCAGTACAATGATATTTTTTCTAGCATGGCTTGTGAAAAATGTCTTCATTGCTGTCATCACAGAAACATTCAACGAGATACGGGTACAATTTCAACAGATGTGGGGAGTCAGAGGACATATCAGTAATAATACAGCATCACAA ATTTTAACTGGTGACGATAATGGCTGGAAATTGGTAACGTTGGATGAAAATAAACACGGAGGATTGGCTTCTCCTATATGCCACGCCATACTTAGATCTCCTCAATTTCGTATGGTGGTGATGTGTGCAATTTTGGCGAACGGTATCACTACGGCGACCATGAGTTTCAAGCATGATGAAAAACCACGGCACACTTATTACGACAACTATTATTATGCCGAGATTGCGTTCACGATATTCTTGGATCTGGAAACGTTGTTCAAAATCTGGTGCCTAGGATTCCGCAGTTATTACAAGCATTCGATTCACAAATTCGAGCTGTTACTAGCAATTGGTACAACCATTCACATCATTCCGTTCTTCTATCTTTCTGGATTCACATATTTTCAG GTTCTTAGGGTAGTCAGGCTGATTAAAGCATCCCCAATGTTAGAAGActttgtatataaaatatttggaCCTGGAAAAAAATTAGGAagtcttattatttttaccaTGTGCCTGCTGGTTATATCATCCAGTATTTCTATGCAacttttctgttttctttGTGACTTCACGAAATTTGAAACATTTCCAGag GCATTCATGTCTATGTTTCAAATTCTAACACAAGAAGCTTGGGTTGATGTTATGGATGAAACAATGCTAAGGACACACGAGACAATGGCACCTTTTGTTGccatgtattttattttatatcatctTTTCGTCACACTG attGTGCTTAGTTTGTTCGTTGCCGTTATTTTGGACAATCTTGAATTGGATGAAGATATTAAGAAATTGaagcaattaaaatttcgTGAACAAAGTGCCGAGATAAAAGAAACTCTACCATTTAGATTacgaatttttgaaaaattcccCGACAGTCCTCAAATGACATGCTTGCACAAAGTGCCATCAGACTTCAATCTTCCAAAA GTACGCGAAAGCTTCATGAGGCAGTTTGTATTTGAGatggaaaatgaagaaaacgaGGGggtgaagaaaataaatgaaacttttgaTTCGAAAATGATATACAGAAAACAACGTCCAGTAAAGATTTTAAATAATCCACCAAAAGTAAGAAATGTTGTTACCAGTTTGAAAAAAGCAGCTGTTATTTATATCATAAA TGATTCAAACAATCAGAGGCTATTACTAGGTGATTCTGCTATGATACCAGTACCAGGAAAGGGTCTTTTGAAGCCTCAGGGTACTGTTAGCAGTGCCAAGCAATTACGCATAGATCAAAAGAA aTCCATTAGAAGAAGCGTTCGTAGCGGATCAATCAAGTTGAAACAAACTTATGAACACCTAATGGAAAATGGTGATATCGGAGGTATAAATAGAGTTAGTTCATCTCGAAGTAGACCGCATGATTTGGacataaaattattgcaaGCTAAACGTCAACAAGCTGAGATGAGAAG AAATCAACGCGAGGAGGATTTGCGTGAAAATCATCCATTTTTCGATACACCATTGTTCGCGGTACCGCGAGAGAGTAAATTCCGCAAAATCTGTCAGTCGCTCGTTTATGCGAGATACGATACAAACGTGAAAGATCCGTTAACTGGAAAAGAGAGGAAAGTTCAATATAAAAGTTTGCA CAATTTTCTTGGCTTGGTCACGTACCTCGATTGGGTAATGATCTATGCGACGACGATGTCTTGCATCTCCATGATGTTCGAAACACCACGATATCGCGTGATGGAAGTACCGGCGTTGCAGATCACCGAATACGGTTTCGTGATCTTTATGAGTATCGAATTAGCTCTTAAGATTCTGGCGGACGGATTGTTTTTCACGCCGAAGGCCTATATCAAAGACGTGGCTTCCGTTTTGGACGTTTTTATCTACGTC GTCAGTCTCGTGTTTCTCTGTTGGATGCCGAAGAGCGTGCCACCGAATTCTGGCGCCCAACTTCTAATGATCTTACGATGCGTTAGACCGTTAAGGATCTTCACCCTTGTACCGCATATGAGGAAGGTCGTTTACGAGCTATGTAGGGGCTTCAAAGAGATCTTATTG GTGTCTACTCTGTTGTTTCTGTTGATGTTCATATTTGCAAGTTATGGGGTGCAACTTTACGGAGGTAGATTAGCTCGTTGCAATGATCCCACTATATTGAAACGTGAAGATTGCGTTGGAGTGTTCATGAGAAGAGTTTTCGTGACGAAAATGAAACTACGACCGGGCCAAAATGAAAGTTATCCATCTATACTAGTGCCACGAGTTTG gGCTAATCCTAGGCGATTTAATTTCGACAATATCGGTGACGCGCTGATGGCACTTTTCGAGGTACTCTCTTTCAAAGGTTGGCTCGACGTTAGAGACGTTCTTATCAAAGCTCTTGGTCCC GTCCATGCTATTTATATCCATATCTATATTTTCCTGGGCTGTATGATTGGTTTAACATTGTTCGTTGGTGTTGTTATCGCTAATTACTCTGAAAACAAAGGAACCGCGTTACTCACGGTCGATCAAAGACGATG GTGTGATTTAAAGAAACGATTGAAAATTGCTCAACCATTGCATTTACCGCCTAGACCAGATGGAAAGAAATTTCGAGCCTTTATCTATGACATCACTCAGAacatatatttcaaaagattCATCGCTGTCATGGTACTAATAAACAGTGGTCTTCTATGCGTTTCT TGGAGAATCGAGGAAGAACACACGGAAGCACTCGCTACGGTGTCCACGATTCTGACACTGATCTTCCTTGTAGAGGTAATTATGAAAAACATTGCTTTTACACCACGTGGCTATTGGCAGTCCAGAAGAAACAGATATGATTTGCTCGTGACAGTCGTCGGTGTTATTTGGATCGTCATTCATTGTACAATGAAG AACGATTTGTCATACGTTATCGGCTTTATGGTTGTGATCCTTAGATTCTTCACCATTACCGGGAAACATACGACTCTCAAAATGTTAATGTTAACGGTTGGAGTATCCGTTTGTAAAAGTTTCTTCATTATATTCGGCATGTTTcttcttgttttcttttatgCGCTAGCAGGCACTATCATCTTTGGAACAGTCAAATACGGTGAAGGTATAGGAAG GCGTGCCAATTTCGAATCACCTGTGACTGGTGTTGCCATGCTATTCCGTATTGTCACCGGAGAGGACTGGAATAAGATAATGCACGATTGCATGATACAACCGCCGTATTGCACTCCGGCTGCTAATTATTGGGAGACAGATTGCGGCAATTTTCATGCTTccttaatttatttttgtactttCTACGTCATTATTACTTACATTGTCTTAAATCTTCTGGTGG CTATTATTATGGAGAACTTTTCCTTATTTTACTCCAACGAAGAAGATGCATTATTGTCTTATGCTGACATCAGGAACTTCCAAAACACCTGGAACGTTGTTGATAATCATCAGAAGGGTTTCATACCAGTGAAACGG GTGAAGTTTATTTTACGGCTACTGAAGGGTAGATTAGAGACTGATCCACAAAAGGATCGGCTTCTTTTTAAGCATATGTGTTATGAACTCGAGAAATTAAACAATGGTGAAGATGTTACTTTTCACGATGTCATCAA TATGTTATCATATCGTTCAGTTGATATAAGAAAAGCTTTGCAACTCGAAGAACTGTTAGCAAGGGAAGAATTTGAATACATCATCGAGGAAGAAGTTGCGAAGCAAACTATTAGAAATTGGTTGGAGGgctgtttaaaaaaaattcgagCAAGTGGA AAACAGCAAAATAGTCTTGTGGCACGTTTGCGTGCGAACACTGATCAACCTGTACCTCAACAAGAACATCCAGAAGAAAAGGGGAAGGAAGTAgctaaagaagaagaaactgaaataaag gataccgaAGCAGCTAGACACAAAGTGAAAAAACCAGGGGTTCTTCCAAGATCAGATAGTATAGGTAGTGGATCAGGAAGAAAGTATTTGACTCCAACATTGTCAGATCCTGCCTCCATTAGATCCGAAAAAGATAAGAACACAGCACctaagaaaagaaacaatagGCCACCAC AAAGCACAGAACCAACCAGACAACAGCGAGAAGTTGTTAATGCAAAGGCAACTGTACCAAAACCTTCTAGTGTTATGTTAGAAGTTCGGGAATGGTGGAAAGAACAACTGGCATACAGTAGCGAGTCCAGTGAAGACGAGGTTTAA
- the LOC114880408 gene encoding sodium leak channel non-selective protein isoform X1 — protein MMLGRKQSLKGEPVLADYGPEESLNESADIEWVNKLWVRRLMRSCALMSLASVCLNTPKTFEKVPPLQYFTFVCDLIITFLFTAEMIAKMHIRGILKRDKSYLKDHWCQFDGSMVVFLWLSVILQMFEMLGFVLKFSYVSILRAPRPLIMIRFLRVFLKFSMPKARINQIFKRSSQQIYNVTLFFLFFMSLYGLLGVQFFGELKNHCVLNTTDPKHITINSLAIPDTFCSTDPESGYQCPDGMTCMKLELSKYIIGFNGFDEFVTSIFTVYQAASQEGWVFIMYRAIDSLPAWRAVLYFSTMIFFLAWLVKNVFIAVITETFNEIRVQFQQMWGVRGHISNNTASQILTGDDNGWKLVTLDENKHGGLASPICHAILRSPQFRMVVMCAILANGITTATMSFKHDEKPRHTYYDNYYYAEIAFTIFLDLETLFKIWCLGFRSYYKHSIHKFELLLAIGTTIHIIPFFYLSGFTYFQVLRVVRLIKASPMLEDFVYKIFGPGKKLGSLIIFTMCLLVISSSISMQLFCFLCDFTKFETFPEAFMSMFQILTQEAWVDVMDETMLRTHETMAPFVAMYFILYHLFVTLIVLSLFVAVILDNLELDEDIKKLKQLKFREQSAEIKETLPFRLRIFEKFPDSPQMTCLHKVPSDFNLPKVRESFMRQFVFEMENEENEGVKKINETFDSKMIYRKQRPVKILNNPPKVRNVVTSLKKAAVIYIINDSNNQRLLLGDSAMIPVPGKGLLKPQGTVSSAKQLRIDQKKSIRRSVRSGSIKLKQTYEHLMENGDIGGINRVSSSRSRPHDLDIKLLQAKRQQAEMRRNQREEDLRENHPFFDTPLFAVPRESKFRKICQSLVYARYDTNVKDPLTGKERKVQYKSLHNFLGLVTYLDWVMIYATTMSCISMMFETPRYRVMEVPALQITEYGFVIFMSIELALKILADGLFFTPKAYIKDVASVLDVFIYVVSLVFLCWMPKSVPPNSGAQLLMILRCVRPLRIFTLVPHMRKVVYELCRGFKEILLVSTLLFLLMFIFASYGVQLYGGRLARCNDPTILKREDCVGVFMRRVFVTKMKLRPGQNESYPSILVPRVWANPRRFNFDNIGDALMALFEVLSFKGWLDVRDVLIKALGPVHAIYIHIYIFLGCMIGLTLFVGVVIANYSENKGTALLTVDQRRWCDLKKRLKIAQPLHLPPRPDGKKFRAFIYDITQNIYFKRFIAVMVLINSGLLCVSWRIEEEHTEALATVSTILTLIFLVEVIMKNIAFTPRGYWQSRRNRYDLLVTVVGVIWIVIHCTMKNDLSYVIGFMVVILRFFTITGKHTTLKMLMLTVGVSVCKSFFIIFGMFLLVFFYALAGTIIFGTVKYGEGIGRRANFESPVTGVAMLFRIVTGEDWNKIMHDCMIQPPYCTPAANYWETDCGNFHASLIYFCTFYVIITYIVLNLLVAIIMENFSLFYSNEEDALLSYADIRNFQNTWNVVDNHQKGFIPVKRVKFILRLLKGRLETDPQKDRLLFKHMCYELEKLNNGEDVTFHDVINMLSYRSVDIRKALQLEELLAREEFEYIIEEEVAKQTIRNWLEGCLKKIRASGKQQNSLVARLRANTDQPVPQQEHPEEKGKEVAKEEETEIKDTEAARHKVKKPGVLPRSDSIGSGSGRKYLTPTLSDPASIRSEKDKNTAPKKRNNRPPPAAKNNLPNLAESTEPTRQQREVVNAKATVPKPSSVMLEVREWWKEQLAYSSESSEDEV, from the exons ATGATGTTGGGGCGCAAGCAGAGCCTCAAAGGGGAACCCGTCTTGGCCGATTACGGGCCAGAGGAGTCCCTCAATGAGAGCGCTGACATAGAATGGGTGAATAAG CTATGGGTTAGAAGATTGATGAGGTCCTGTGCTCTAATGTCTTTAGCTTCAGTTTGCTTAAACACTCCAAAGACTTTTGAAAAAGTTCCACCCCTTCAGTACTTTACTTTTGTTTGTGACTTGATTATTACATTCTTATTTACTGCTGAAATGATTGCCAAAATGCATATACGTGGTATACTGAAG AGGGATAAATCTTACTTAAAGGATCACTGGTGCCAATTCGACGGGAGTATGGTTGTCTTCCTTTGGTTGTCCGtaattttacaaatgtttGAGATGTTAGGTTTCGTTTTGAAATTCAGTTATGTGTCGATACTACGAGCACCACGTCCATTGATCATGATACGCTTCCTACGAGTCTTCCTTAAGTTCTCTATGCCGAAAGCTAGGATCAATCAAATTTTCAA ACGTTCGAGTCAGCAGATATACAACGTGactcttttcttccttttcttcatGTCCTTGTATGGTCTTTTAGGTGTTCAGTTCTTTggtgaattaaaaaatcattgcGTTCTGAACACAACAGATCCGAAACATATAACGATTAACAGTTTAGCCATTCCCGATACTTTCTGTTCCACTGATCCTGAATCAGGATATCAATGTCCTGATGGGATGACTTGTATGAAACTTGAGTTGTCCAAGTACATTATAGGTTTCAACGGTTTCGACGAATTTG TTACCAGCATTTTCACTGTTTATCAAGCCGCATCTCAAGAAGGATGGGTTTTCATTATGTACCGTGCAATAGACAGTCTACCTGCTTGGCGTGCTGTTCTCTATTTCAGTACAATGATATTTTTTCTAGCATGGCTTGTGAAAAATGTCTTCATTGCTGTCATCACAGAAACATTCAACGAGATACGGGTACAATTTCAACAGATGTGGGGAGTCAGAGGACATATCAGTAATAATACAGCATCACAA ATTTTAACTGGTGACGATAATGGCTGGAAATTGGTAACGTTGGATGAAAATAAACACGGAGGATTGGCTTCTCCTATATGCCACGCCATACTTAGATCTCCTCAATTTCGTATGGTGGTGATGTGTGCAATTTTGGCGAACGGTATCACTACGGCGACCATGAGTTTCAAGCATGATGAAAAACCACGGCACACTTATTACGACAACTATTATTATGCCGAGATTGCGTTCACGATATTCTTGGATCTGGAAACGTTGTTCAAAATCTGGTGCCTAGGATTCCGCAGTTATTACAAGCATTCGATTCACAAATTCGAGCTGTTACTAGCAATTGGTACAACCATTCACATCATTCCGTTCTTCTATCTTTCTGGATTCACATATTTTCAG GTTCTTAGGGTAGTCAGGCTGATTAAAGCATCCCCAATGTTAGAAGActttgtatataaaatatttggaCCTGGAAAAAAATTAGGAagtcttattatttttaccaTGTGCCTGCTGGTTATATCATCCAGTATTTCTATGCAacttttctgttttctttGTGACTTCACGAAATTTGAAACATTTCCAGag GCATTCATGTCTATGTTTCAAATTCTAACACAAGAAGCTTGGGTTGATGTTATGGATGAAACAATGCTAAGGACACACGAGACAATGGCACCTTTTGTTGccatgtattttattttatatcatctTTTCGTCACACTG attGTGCTTAGTTTGTTCGTTGCCGTTATTTTGGACAATCTTGAATTGGATGAAGATATTAAGAAATTGaagcaattaaaatttcgTGAACAAAGTGCCGAGATAAAAGAAACTCTACCATTTAGATTacgaatttttgaaaaattcccCGACAGTCCTCAAATGACATGCTTGCACAAAGTGCCATCAGACTTCAATCTTCCAAAA GTACGCGAAAGCTTCATGAGGCAGTTTGTATTTGAGatggaaaatgaagaaaacgaGGGggtgaagaaaataaatgaaacttttgaTTCGAAAATGATATACAGAAAACAACGTCCAGTAAAGATTTTAAATAATCCACCAAAAGTAAGAAATGTTGTTACCAGTTTGAAAAAAGCAGCTGTTATTTATATCATAAA TGATTCAAACAATCAGAGGCTATTACTAGGTGATTCTGCTATGATACCAGTACCAGGAAAGGGTCTTTTGAAGCCTCAGGGTACTGTTAGCAGTGCCAAGCAATTACGCATAGATCAAAAGAA aTCCATTAGAAGAAGCGTTCGTAGCGGATCAATCAAGTTGAAACAAACTTATGAACACCTAATGGAAAATGGTGATATCGGAGGTATAAATAGAGTTAGTTCATCTCGAAGTAGACCGCATGATTTGGacataaaattattgcaaGCTAAACGTCAACAAGCTGAGATGAGAAG AAATCAACGCGAGGAGGATTTGCGTGAAAATCATCCATTTTTCGATACACCATTGTTCGCGGTACCGCGAGAGAGTAAATTCCGCAAAATCTGTCAGTCGCTCGTTTATGCGAGATACGATACAAACGTGAAAGATCCGTTAACTGGAAAAGAGAGGAAAGTTCAATATAAAAGTTTGCA CAATTTTCTTGGCTTGGTCACGTACCTCGATTGGGTAATGATCTATGCGACGACGATGTCTTGCATCTCCATGATGTTCGAAACACCACGATATCGCGTGATGGAAGTACCGGCGTTGCAGATCACCGAATACGGTTTCGTGATCTTTATGAGTATCGAATTAGCTCTTAAGATTCTGGCGGACGGATTGTTTTTCACGCCGAAGGCCTATATCAAAGACGTGGCTTCCGTTTTGGACGTTTTTATCTACGTC GTCAGTCTCGTGTTTCTCTGTTGGATGCCGAAGAGCGTGCCACCGAATTCTGGCGCCCAACTTCTAATGATCTTACGATGCGTTAGACCGTTAAGGATCTTCACCCTTGTACCGCATATGAGGAAGGTCGTTTACGAGCTATGTAGGGGCTTCAAAGAGATCTTATTG GTGTCTACTCTGTTGTTTCTGTTGATGTTCATATTTGCAAGTTATGGGGTGCAACTTTACGGAGGTAGATTAGCTCGTTGCAATGATCCCACTATATTGAAACGTGAAGATTGCGTTGGAGTGTTCATGAGAAGAGTTTTCGTGACGAAAATGAAACTACGACCGGGCCAAAATGAAAGTTATCCATCTATACTAGTGCCACGAGTTTG gGCTAATCCTAGGCGATTTAATTTCGACAATATCGGTGACGCGCTGATGGCACTTTTCGAGGTACTCTCTTTCAAAGGTTGGCTCGACGTTAGAGACGTTCTTATCAAAGCTCTTGGTCCC GTCCATGCTATTTATATCCATATCTATATTTTCCTGGGCTGTATGATTGGTTTAACATTGTTCGTTGGTGTTGTTATCGCTAATTACTCTGAAAACAAAGGAACCGCGTTACTCACGGTCGATCAAAGACGATG GTGTGATTTAAAGAAACGATTGAAAATTGCTCAACCATTGCATTTACCGCCTAGACCAGATGGAAAGAAATTTCGAGCCTTTATCTATGACATCACTCAGAacatatatttcaaaagattCATCGCTGTCATGGTACTAATAAACAGTGGTCTTCTATGCGTTTCT TGGAGAATCGAGGAAGAACACACGGAAGCACTCGCTACGGTGTCCACGATTCTGACACTGATCTTCCTTGTAGAGGTAATTATGAAAAACATTGCTTTTACACCACGTGGCTATTGGCAGTCCAGAAGAAACAGATATGATTTGCTCGTGACAGTCGTCGGTGTTATTTGGATCGTCATTCATTGTACAATGAAG AACGATTTGTCATACGTTATCGGCTTTATGGTTGTGATCCTTAGATTCTTCACCATTACCGGGAAACATACGACTCTCAAAATGTTAATGTTAACGGTTGGAGTATCCGTTTGTAAAAGTTTCTTCATTATATTCGGCATGTTTcttcttgttttcttttatgCGCTAGCAGGCACTATCATCTTTGGAACAGTCAAATACGGTGAAGGTATAGGAAG GCGTGCCAATTTCGAATCACCTGTGACTGGTGTTGCCATGCTATTCCGTATTGTCACCGGAGAGGACTGGAATAAGATAATGCACGATTGCATGATACAACCGCCGTATTGCACTCCGGCTGCTAATTATTGGGAGACAGATTGCGGCAATTTTCATGCTTccttaatttatttttgtactttCTACGTCATTATTACTTACATTGTCTTAAATCTTCTGGTGG CTATTATTATGGAGAACTTTTCCTTATTTTACTCCAACGAAGAAGATGCATTATTGTCTTATGCTGACATCAGGAACTTCCAAAACACCTGGAACGTTGTTGATAATCATCAGAAGGGTTTCATACCAGTGAAACGG GTGAAGTTTATTTTACGGCTACTGAAGGGTAGATTAGAGACTGATCCACAAAAGGATCGGCTTCTTTTTAAGCATATGTGTTATGAACTCGAGAAATTAAACAATGGTGAAGATGTTACTTTTCACGATGTCATCAA TATGTTATCATATCGTTCAGTTGATATAAGAAAAGCTTTGCAACTCGAAGAACTGTTAGCAAGGGAAGAATTTGAATACATCATCGAGGAAGAAGTTGCGAAGCAAACTATTAGAAATTGGTTGGAGGgctgtttaaaaaaaattcgagCAAGTGGA AAACAGCAAAATAGTCTTGTGGCACGTTTGCGTGCGAACACTGATCAACCTGTACCTCAACAAGAACATCCAGAAGAAAAGGGGAAGGAAGTAgctaaagaagaagaaactgaaataaag gataccgaAGCAGCTAGACACAAAGTGAAAAAACCAGGGGTTCTTCCAAGATCAGATAGTATAGGTAGTGGATCAGGAAGAAAGTATTTGACTCCAACATTGTCAGATCCTGCCTCCATTAGATCCGAAAAAGATAAGAACACAGCACctaagaaaagaaacaatagGCCACCAC CGGCtgcgaaaaataatttaccaaATCTCGCAGAAAGCACAGAACCAACCAGACAACAGCGAGAAGTTGTTAATGCAAAGGCAACTGTACCAAAACCTTCTAGTGTTATGTTAGAAGTTCGGGAATGGTGGAAAGAACAACTGGCATACAGTAGCGAGTCCAGTGAAGACGAGGTTTAA